A single region of the Stegostoma tigrinum isolate sSteTig4 chromosome 36, sSteTig4.hap1, whole genome shotgun sequence genome encodes:
- the islr2 gene encoding immunoglobulin superfamily containing leucine-rich repeat protein 2, whose amino-acid sequence MLLAVLCLLSGWVLAAGGCPERCVCQDKYSQQFADCAYKEFAAVPAGLPPNVTTLSLSANRIGSLLRSSFAGLAQVASLWLAHNGLSRVEEGALAPLRPLKNLDLSHNRLSTFPWGDLANLSSLQLLKMNHNLLSSLPLTAFSGLRDLRSLRINNNQFYTLQEGVFQPLSSLSHLQIYSNPFSCGCRLLWLKSWILDALISIPERQSIQCSDPPELKGSPVVELPELQCSSPSVTVSSQPGTGPSSVFPAGTSLALHCTATGNPPPSLRWTLRPFGRSQELSPGDGKGEGAGEVSVLKNGTLLLPRLQKGQEGRYSCVATNSVGSNQSSLEIRVSRPAPKQVPGLRVEPGNSVLKPERTSLPDSPASTPRPGGTTAPPSLSGQNCSPHPGTHFTSNHAFNRSSSMKEHIFDFGLIALEVTETDARVQLTPFQSSPGPSKLRMLYLCAEERGRAAAVVQWSMIESGVNSYRFQGLRPGTNYSLCLTSRGQECRVQVAFSTRRKIPSLLIMVVVSCFLLALATVPLLGASCCHLLYKYQGKTYKLIMKSQGPGELQGGDATGAFPGSEKLYPASEEDASEVPESLAGSQGKVNAQEEFEAGSEYSDRLPLGAEAVTISPEINGNYRRPVR is encoded by the coding sequence ATGCTGCTGGCCGTGCTGTGCCTGCTGTCTGGATGGGTGCTTGCCGCTGGGGGATGCCCGGAGCGCTGCGTGTGCCAGGATAAATATTCGCAGCAGTTCGCTGACTGCGCCTACAAGGAATTCGCGGCGGTGCCAGCGGGGCTGCCCCCGAACGTGACCACCCTGAGCCTGTCGGCCAACCGGATCGGCTCGCTGCTGCGCTCCTCGTTCGCCGGCCTGGCTCAGGTCGCCTCCCTGTGGCTGGCTCACAACGGACTGAGCCGGGTAGAGGAGGGGGCCCTGGCGCCGCTTCGGCCCCTCAAGAACCTGGACCTGAGCCACAACCGGCTGAGCACCTTCCCCTGGGGGGACCTGGCCAACCTGAGCTCGCTGCAACTCCTCAAGATGAACCATAACTTACTGAGCAGCCTCCCCCTGACCGCTTTCTCCGGGCTCCGGGACCTGCGCTCCCTCCGCATTAACAATAACCAATTCTACACCCTCCAGGAAGGggtttttcagcccctcagctccCTATCCCACCTGCAGATCTACAGCAACCCGTTCTCCTGCGGGTGCCGCCTGCTGTGGTTGAAGAGCTGGATCCTCGACGCTCTCATCTCCATCCCCGAGAGGCAGAGCATCCAGTGCTCGGATCCTCCCGAGCTCAAGGGCTCCCCGGTGGTGGAGCTGCCCGAGTTACAATGCAGCTCCCCCTCGGTCACCGTCAGCTCTCAGCCCGGCACCGGGCCCAGCTCGGTTTTCCCAGCCGGTACCAGCCTCGCCCTGCATTGCACGGCCACCGGGAATCCTCCCCCCAGCCTGCGCTGGACGCTGCGGCCGTTCGGCCGGAGCCAGGAGCTGAGCCCCGGAGACGGGAAGGGGGAAGGGGCCGGGGAGGTGTCGGTGTTGAAGAACGGCACGCTCCTCCTGCCCAGGCTCCAGAAGGGCCAGGAGGGTCGTTATAGCTGCGTGGCCACTAACTCGGTGGGCAGTAACCAGTCCTCCCTGGAAATCAGGGTTAGCAGGCCTGCCCCAAAACAGGTGCCCGGGCTTAGGGTCGAGCCGGGCAACAGCGTATTAAAGCCCGAGAGAACCTCCCTCCCGGATTCCCCCGCCTCCACCCCAAGACCCGGAGGGACCACCGCCCCCCCCAGCCTCTCCGGCCAGAATTGCTCCCCTCACCCGGGCACCCACTTCACCTCCAACCATGCCTTCAACCGCAGCTCCTCCATGAAAGAGCACATCTTCGATTTCGGCCTCATCGCCTTGGAGGTGACCGAGACAGACGCCAGGGTCCAGCTCACCCCTTTCCAGAGCTCCCCGGGCCCCAGCAAGCTGCGTATGCTCTACCTGTGCGCGGAGGAGAGGGGCCGAGCGGCCGCCGTGGTGCAGTGGTCGATGATAGAGAGCGGGGTGAACTCGTACCGTTTCCAGGGTCTGAGGCCCGGTACCAACTACAGTCTGTGCCTGACCTCCCGCGGCCAAGAATGCCGAGTGCAAGTCGCCTTCAGCACCAGGAGGAAGATTCCGTCGCTGCTCAtcatggtggtggtgagctgcttcctgcTGGCGCTAGCTACTGTGCCGCTCCTGGGTGCCAGTTGCTGCCATCTCCTTTACAAATACCAGGGGAAGACCTACAAGCTGATCATGAAGAGCCAGGGCCCCGGGGAGCTGCAGGGAGGGGACGCAACCGGCGCTTTCCCCGGCTCTGAGAAGCTGTACCCAGCCAGCGAAGAGGATGCCAGCGAGGTGCCCGAATCCCTAGCCGGCTCGCAGGGCAAAGTGAACGCCCAGGAGGAGTTCGAAGCGGGCTCCGAGTACAGCGACCGCTTACCCCTGGGCGCCGAGGCTGTCACCATCAGCCCGGAGATCAACGGGAACTACCGGCGTCCGGTGCGCTGA